One window of Quercus robur chromosome 12, dhQueRobu3.1, whole genome shotgun sequence genomic DNA carries:
- the LOC126710001 gene encoding uncharacterized protein LOC126710001: protein MAENRAKQDDELAINLYNNTMTGEWWNVVEMYEKHQTKAICARINTSGDTALHVAVSIAPEDMVRKLVSEITKVSEFGLWTKNNEGNTPLHVAATTRRFLICLLLAKELKNSDVQDLVLEDLFRNNAGESPHFLAASHGQKPNFLCLQSLGGSPDSNHSQSNPFYRRKDGETILHCAIRWEHFDLAFEILERDRSLAYSVNEHGITPLHLLASKPSVFRSCCHLKFWDWKSVIYHCTWVKELKHKTAFGGLVSSAMERIDESSRIESQKSCQERIYPFWKMARAVTMRCRDLLKKKIKRGGDVDVESAKSEQEGPHAPSEAQDFQKWFSKYSDILFDLGNEILFISGYKFIHDLLKGIMMIKRKHVYSDKIMEKIMEILIERTKDQKMYFDFSSGRDPGPGQTSVVDWKYQQEPPTVQATDVSATASKTEQQHKSNGTETDSEKKENEKGKEEKIETPILLAAKNGITEMVVKILKEIPMAINDESNNIVLLAAKNRQTHVLRVLFKHDFVKRKLIHEVDANRNNALHLAAELGEQEPWVIPGAALQMQWEIKWYEFVKNNMPEHFRYQLNQDKMTPDEIFNGTHVELVKQGSEWLNKTSESCSVVAALIVTVAFAASTTIPGNIDEKIGKPNLEDRSGLSIFAYSSLIALFFSTTALFLFLSILTERYKQKDFHFKLPTRLLFGLSTLFISIVSMLVSFSAGHSFMLENKLKDKTFNVYAGLTCLPIICFFLHQLPLYIDYAMANLDEVPPSSYKAITL, encoded by the exons ATGGCAGAAAATAGGGCGAAACAGGATGATGAGCTCGCCATCAATTTGTACAATAATACAATGACAGGTGAATGGTGGAATGTTGTTGAGATGTATGAGAAACACCAAACCAAAGCCATTTGCGCCAGGATCAACACGTCAGGGGACACAGCATTGCACGTAGCTGTGTCCATTGCCCCAGAAGATATGGTACGTAAACTTGTAAGTGAAATTACCAAGGTTTCGGAGTTCGGTCTATGGACAAAAAACAATGAAGGGAATACCCCTCTGCATGTGGCAGCAACAACGAGGAGATTTTTAATATGCTTGCTCCTTGCTAAAGAACTTAAAAATTCGGACGTTCAGGACTTGGTGCTTGAAGATTTATTTCGTAACAATGCTGGTGAGAGCCCTCACTTCTTAGCCGCTTCTCATGGTCAAAAACCAAACTTCCTTTGTCTCCAATCCCTCGGTGGCTCCCCCGACTCGAACCACAGCCAAAGCAATCCCTTCTACAGAAGAAAGGATGGTGAGACTATCCTTCACTGTGCCATCAGGTGGGAGCATTTCG ATTTGGCATTTGAAATACTTGAACGGGACCGTAGTCTTGCATATTCTGTGAACGAGCATGGAATCACCCCTCTGCATCTCCTAGCAAGTAAGCCTTCGGTCTTCAGAAGTTGTTGCCACCTTAAATTTTGGGACTGGAAGAGCGTCATTTATCATT GTACATGGGTTAAAGAGCTCAAGCACAAAACTGCTTTTGGAGGTTTGGTTAGTTCTGCTATGGAAAGAATTGACGAGTCTTCCAGGATCGAATCCCAAAAGAGCTGCCAAGAACGCATATATCCCTTTTGGAAAATGGCTCGTGCCG TGACTATGAGATGCAGGGACTTACTAAAAAAGAAGATTAAAAGAGGCGGGGATGTTGATGTAGAGAGTGCCAAATCAGAACAAGAAG GACCCCATGCTCCTAGTGAAGCTCAGGATTTTCAGAAATGGTTTTCCAAGTACTCTGACATTCTCTTTGATTTAGGCAACGAAATATTATTCATTTCGGGCTATAAGTTCATTCATGATCTTCTGAAAG GTATAATGATGATAAAACGGAAGCACGTATATTCTgataaaataatggaaaaaataatggaaatatTAATCGAACGtacaaaagatcaaaaaatgTACTTCGACTTCTCAAGCGGGAGGGACCCTGGCCCTGGGCAAACATCCGTGGTCGATTGGAAGTACCAACAGGAACCACCCACAGTCCAGGCTACGGACGTCAGTGCCACGGCTTCCAAAACTGAGCAACAGCATAAGAGCAATGGAACGGAAACTGAttcagaaaagaaagagaatgaaaaag GAAAGGAGGAAAAGATAGAGACACCCATATTGCTTGCGGCCAAAAATGGTATCACAGAAATGGTCGTGAAAATACTTAAAGAGATTCCAATGGCCATTAACGACGAGAGCAACAATATTGTGCTTTTGGCAGCGAAGAACAGACAAACACATGTTTTAAGGGTACTATTCAAGCATGATTTTGTGAAACGTAAACTAATTCATGAAGTGGATGCGAACAGAAACAACGCATTACATCTAGCGGCAGAGCTAGGAGAACAAGAGCCCTGGGTAATTCCTGGGGCAGCATTGCAAATGCAGTGGGAAATCAAGTGGTATGAG TTCGTAAAAAACAACATGCCGGAACACTTCCGTTATCAACTCAACCAGGACAAAATGACCCCTGATGAAATCTTCAACGGCACCCATGTGGAATTAGTCAAACAAGGAAGCGAGTGGCTAAACAAAACCTCTGAATCCTGCTCAGTTGTGGCTGCACTCATCGTCACTGTTGCCTTTGCGGCATCGACCACTATCCCGGGTAATATCGACGAGAAAATAGGGAAGCCGAACCTTGAAGACCGATCGGGGCTCTCCATCTTTGCCTACTCCTCGCTGATTGCCTTGTTCTTCTCCACCACTGCTTTGTTCTTGTTTCTCTCCATCCTTACTGAACGATACAAACAGAAAGATTTCCACTTCAAGTTGCCAACGAGACTTCTGTTTGGCTTATCTACGCTCTTCATATCCATTGTGTCGATGTTGGTTTCTTTTTCTGCTGGACATTCCTTTATGCTTGAGAATAAACTGAAAGACAAAACCTTTAACGTATATGCAGGACTGACATGCCTGCCGATAATCTGTTTTTTCTTACATCAGCTTCCGCTCTACATTGATTATGCAATGGCTAACTTGGACGAGGTGCCTCCGTCGAGCTACAAGGCGATTACTCTCTAA